The genomic DNA AATGCAATCTGTTTGGTTGAGATATTAACATGATTTGAATTGGCATCGAGACAACACGTCAACACAATTATGTATGCTGGATAACAAGAGGCAAGATTTATTATGCCCAGCGCAGTTTCTGTTTCCCGAAACGAGGCAACAAACATGCACGTAACGGAtgcggcttctgctgctgttgctgctgctgctgctgctgctgctcctgttctcTGAGGATGGGTAGGAAGGAGGGCGTGTTCCGCCGCTCCTCCGGCAATTGTCAAAATCATTGCCATAACTCACGTGTtgccagcaacagaaacaatcGAACGACAAccggacagggacagagacagagacagaggagggacagagcaaaggcagagtcagtggcagtggcagggtgCGTGGTGCGGGGGGCATtgacaaattcaattgaagcAAATTTgctcaaaatgcaaattacgCAATGATTTACATTCCGATTGACATATTTTAGGCGAACATTTTGCACTCCATGCCGGACGGGTGCGGGCGCGGGCGCGTTCGCAGTCGGTGCCCCGCCTTTTACGTGTTGCCAAAAGAATTTCTGATTTTGGCCATTGTCAAGCGTTTTCTGATGGattagaaaattgtttgatttgggGGAGACAAATCATGTCAATCGCTTATGAATTCCCATTGAGTATTCCCTGCACGGCCAGGAAGGAGTATCAAAGGAGACTTCAAATTGATTCAAATAACTGCGAGCTGCATACGAATTTTCGAGCAAATATCTCAGAAGTTTGTTTGTGACTATACACAGACTACTTGATGAACTTGATGATGTTTcttgaaatgaaattctttatttatgcTGGATATATCTTAGCCGTGTCATTACTCAGACAACTGCCGGACACATATCCTCGCTGGACCTGGCCATCATTACTCTCTGGCTTTGCCGCGGACAGCATCAAGGATCCGGGCATCATAAAATGGCTGAAAGGACATAAACGCGTTATTATATTATGCCTTTGAATGCCCCGAGTCGCCAGTCCCCAGGCTTCTTGCATACGAGCCACTTGAATGGAGGCCAAAGAGAGCACAAGGCATTGTGCAACGGGGTGGCGACACAACACAATGGATGCCACCACGACGTGAACATCAATGCCAGAGCCGCGACATTGAATGGCTGGTGGCAGGCACAGGAGAATGGCCAAAAGCCACTGGCAGAGCCAgacccagtggcagtgccagttacAGCCTTTGCCATGGATGCAACTTAAAGTCAACGTCAGCAGGGAAAGACGCTTCTGCTTTTCAGcttttcttctctgctctccctATCACTATTTATCTgtgtttctccctctctctctcttgctcatTCTCTGGTGGACATAAATTGGAAAAATAACAATATGAAGACCACATTCTCGagatgtgtggtgtgtgcgaCCAATGGACGTGCATGGCGACCAAAAGTCAGCCCAGCTGAGGCACAGCTCTACTCAAGATGGCAGCTCAAAACTTTTTAATGATGCCGCAAAAGTCGGTGCACCAAGTTCGATGCCACAGTACTTCGGCATGAAAGGGCACGAGAatgagatgctgctgcagggatTTAGTTGTCGTTCAGCcaaatggatgaatggatggatggcatgGCACAGCTGTGAGAGATTTGAATTTGGTACTCGGCAAAAGTAAAAGTCTTAAGCCCTTCTTCCAAATGAAATCGCCTTTCAGATACCTTAGACACAAGAAGAACACAAACAGCATCTTTGGGAGTTACAGGAATGACTAAACTGTGTTTATTAAATACTAATTTGATGAGGCATTAAAGGTACATGGTATGGGAGCACCCATATTTAGCCGTAGAAGCCGCCGTAGCCGCCGGCTGTTGCAGATGACGATGCTGAGGCACTGGCACCGCCAAAGCCGCCACGTGGAAAACCACCATAGCCTCCATAGCCGCCGGGATATCCACCGCCGTAGCCGCCATAGCCGCCAGGATAGCCGCCGCCATAGCCTCCATAACCACCGGGATAGCCACCGTAGCCGAACTGAGGAGCCGGCACCGCCTCCAGGACACTGAGGAGCGCGAAAATCACAACTGCGAACACGATGGctgctttcattttgcttgcttagcttcGATCTTTCCGTTTGAAACTGTCGCTGGCTCCCAGCCGCACGGCCTATTATATAAACGGATTTGTTGGTTCAACAACCCGCTTGGCTGGTTCTGTCAACAGACCGACGGACGACAGGTGTGACGCtgaccaaaaacgaaaacaaaatatgattTTGGCAAACTCCGCGTGAGCGTTATCGTAATCAATCCCCGTTGGACCCGTTTTGTGGTCTAACCTTTACGAGAGCGGGggacacaaaacagaaaactcaCGAGTTTTTATTGTGGGATTTTGGGAATCACTCGGGCTCGCGATAC from Drosophila subobscura isolate 14011-0131.10 chromosome E, UCBerk_Dsub_1.0, whole genome shotgun sequence includes the following:
- the LOC117890595 gene encoding neuropeptide-like protein 31 translates to MKAAIVFAVVIFALLSVLEAVPAPQFGYGGYPGGYGGYGGGYPGGYGGYGGGYPGGYGGYGGFPRGGFGGASASASSSATAGGYGGFYG